The DNA window CACGCCCGCATGAGCGGCCTCGTCGAGCACGCGCGCCGCGACCACCATCGCGCCCCCGCCGCTGACCGCCGCGACCCATGACGCTAACCGCATCAAGCTACTTGGCACATTTGCACAAATGTGTGCGATGCTGGTGTGGTGGTGGCCGCCTGTCAAGACACTCTGACTCCCCGTTTGGCGGGCGGCCCAGAGTGTGATGCAGGGGGCTACGGGTGTTGACGATTGCGAAGTTGTCGCGGTGGTCGATCGCGTATTACAACGACACGGCCAATGCGGTGGGGATGGCTGCGCGGGATGCCCGGTGTGCGAATGGGGGGTTGGGGGAGTACTACGCCGAGGGTGACACGCGGACCCCGGTGTGGGTGTGCGCCGGTGATGGGCGCACAGCGGCGGAATTGGTGGGGTTGAGTGATGCGCAACGCGTGGGTGGTGAGGCGGATACCGGGGTGGTGGGGCGGTGGCTGGATGAGGGGGTGGCGCCGTCGGGGCTGTGTGGTCGGGCGTTGGGGAAGGGGTCGGTGCATGGGTTTGATTTGACGTTTTGCGCGCCCAAGAGTGTGTCGTTGTTGCGGGCGTTGCACCCCAATGATGTGACGCAAAAGGCGGTGGTGAACGCCCACACCGCGGCGTTGGCGGAGGCGTTGGAGTATTTGGCCGAGCATGCCGGCTATACCCGGGTGCACAACCCGGTCACCGGAGACAAGGACTTGGTGCGCCTGCCCGGAATTGTGGCGGTGGCGTATCAGCATGAGACATCGCGGGCGGGGGATCCGCATCTGCATACCCATGTGATCGTGCCCAACCGCCAAGCCCGCGCGGACGGGAAACTGGTGTCACTAGATGGCATGTCGTTGTTTCATGAGGCGCGGGCGGCGGGGGTGATTTATCAGGTGACGCTGCGCCGGGAGTTGCACCGCGCGATCGGGGTGGAATGGTCCCCGATCGACCCCGCCACCGGGATGGCCGAGGTCGCCGCGATCGACCCGGGAAGTATCACCGCGTGGTCGCAGCGCGCTAGTGCGTTGCGGGCGTGGGCGGCCAAGAATCTGGTCGTCATTGATCCGGCGGTGGGGCCGACCCCGGCGCAGTTGGCGGCCGCGCAGAAAGCGACCCGCCCGGGCAAACCCGAGCAGTTGGCGTGGGCCGAGTTGCGGCGGTTGTGGCGTGAGGATCCGCGCGGCTGGACGATTGATCGTGACGCGCACCAGGCGGCGCGCCAGGCCCGCCAAGCCAGAGCGACGCGGGGGGTGTGGTCGCGCAGCCGGCTGGTCGAGGCGGCCGAAGCGCGGGGTAAAGCGGTGCTGACGCGGGCGGACTTGGTGGAGCTGATCGGGGCGCAACTCCCGGTCGATATCGACGGTGATCCGCGGTCGCCGCGGGAGGTGATTGAGGCTACGGTCGAGCAGCTTGGGATGCGGATTTCGGGGCCGCGGGCGGCGCATCAGCGCGAAGGGTCGCAGCGGTTTACCCTGGATAAGATTTTGGCCGCCGAGGCCCGGCTGCTTGAGCTGGTTGATGCCCGCGACGAACGCGGACAGCTCTACGGTTTGCGGGATCTGGATGTGGCGGGGCTGTCGGCGGATCAGGCCCGCGCAGTGACCAACATCGCCTGGTTGCCGTGGCTTGTCTGCCCGCTCTCGGCGCCGGCGGGGGCCGGGAAAACTACCTCGATGCGGGCGCTGCGGATCGGCGCCCGTCACAGCGGTAAGCGGGTGCTGGTGATCGCGCCGACCGGCAAAGCTGTCGATGTCGCGGTCCGCGAAGGCGCTGGGGATACCGGGATGACCGTCGCCGCCGCGTTGACAGCGTTACGTGACGAAACCCTGGTCCTTAATGAGCGCACGGTGGTGATCGTCGATGAGGCCGCGATGGTCGGCACTACCGAGTTGCGGGCGCTGCTCGCGGCGACGACTGCGGCTGGGGCTAAGACGGTGTTGGTTGGTGATGCCCACCAACTGGCCCCGGTGAAAGCGTGTGGGGGGATGTTCGCCCAACTGTGTGTGGATCTGCCCTGGACCCAGACGTTGTCGCAGGTGTGGCGGATGTCCGATCCCGGTGAGCGTGCCGCGTCTCTGGCATTACGTGAGGGCGGGCCCGCCCCGGTGCGGCGCGCCGTGGGCTGGTACGCCGGCCACGGCCGGTTGCGGTGCGGGGACCCGATCGCCATGGCCGCTGATGCCCTCGAGGCGTACCGCGCCGACATCGCCGCCGGCAAAGATGCGCTGCTGGTGTGTGACACCACCGAGATCGCCGACGCCCTCAATCAGCGCCTCCACGACGACACTCTCAACGCCCGCGACCCGCACGCCCCGCCCGCCCCGACGATCACCGCGGCGCGTGGGCATCAGCTCGCGGTGGGGGATCTGATCCTGACCCGGCGCAACACCCCCGACATCACCGTGCTGGCGGCCGCTGATAACACCCGACGCGTGGATGCCCCGGTCCGCAACGGGCAACGCTGGCAGGTCCTGGCCGTGGACC is part of the Mycobacterium paragordonae genome and encodes:
- the mobF gene encoding MobF family relaxase, with protein sequence MLTIAKLSRWSIAYYNDTANAVGMAARDARCANGGLGEYYAEGDTRTPVWVCAGDGRTAAELVGLSDAQRVGGEADTGVVGRWLDEGVAPSGLCGRALGKGSVHGFDLTFCAPKSVSLLRALHPNDVTQKAVVNAHTAALAEALEYLAEHAGYTRVHNPVTGDKDLVRLPGIVAVAYQHETSRAGDPHLHTHVIVPNRQARADGKLVSLDGMSLFHEARAAGVIYQVTLRRELHRAIGVEWSPIDPATGMAEVAAIDPGSITAWSQRASALRAWAAKNLVVIDPAVGPTPAQLAAAQKATRPGKPEQLAWAELRRLWREDPRGWTIDRDAHQAARQARQARATRGVWSRSRLVEAAEARGKAVLTRADLVELIGAQLPVDIDGDPRSPREVIEATVEQLGMRISGPRAAHQREGSQRFTLDKILAAEARLLELVDARDERGQLYGLRDLDVAGLSADQARAVTNIAWLPWLVCPLSAPAGAGKTTSMRALRIGARHSGKRVLVIAPTGKAVDVAVREGAGDTGMTVAAALTALRDETLVLNERTVVIVDEAAMVGTTELRALLAATTAAGAKTVLVGDAHQLAPVKACGGMFAQLCVDLPWTQTLSQVWRMSDPGERAASLALREGGPAPVRRAVGWYAGHGRLRCGDPIAMAADALEAYRADIAAGKDALLVCDTTEIADALNQRLHDDTLNARDPHAPPAPTITAARGHQLAVGDLILTRRNTPDITVLAAADNTRRVDAPVRNGQRWQVLAVDPAGDRIAARRLGDGARAAFSGDYLHEQVTHGYAVTVHSAQGVTADTTHAVLGERASRALLYVAMTRGRHTNTAYLYERQATETAHEHRDQPGMHVLHRGTTSDAVGLVRTVIAHREEQAHSAHHVAASNDPRQLPDIVRGLLVRRTHALNARQRTYRAWRDQQLEVILEQRRWVEQHLHRTREHERDRSYGLEL